One part of the Streptomyces sp. NBC_01381 genome encodes these proteins:
- a CDS encoding universal stress protein — protein MLRPVVVGLDGSRESLAAADWAAREALRRGLPLRLVHAWEGGWAPAESALPELDAPRHWARRILRGAIGRLNERYPQLNLSAEQISRPAADALVEAGDESELLVLGSRAFSGFGGFMAGSVALAAVAHMTRPVVLVRAGESLEDEHMPDTEGRKSAHTPYRDIVVGIDPVGPCEALLAFAFEAATLRAAPLRVVYAWRLPYVPNALEAKARKELRVAAERRLATAIAPWREKYPAVEVRELVEEGRPAQQLLDATGDAGLLAVGRRTRPARIGAHTGPVAHAVMHNVRCPVAIVPHE, from the coding sequence ATGCTGCGCCCCGTAGTCGTGGGACTTGATGGTTCGCGTGAGAGCCTCGCCGCCGCCGACTGGGCGGCGCGGGAGGCGCTGAGGCGCGGTCTGCCGCTGCGCCTGGTGCACGCCTGGGAGGGCGGTTGGGCGCCCGCCGAGTCAGCGCTGCCCGAGCTGGATGCTCCGCGCCATTGGGCGCGGCGCATCCTGCGCGGTGCCATTGGGCGCCTCAACGAACGGTATCCACAGCTGAATCTGAGTGCCGAGCAGATCTCCCGGCCCGCGGCCGACGCCCTGGTCGAGGCGGGCGACGAGTCCGAGCTGCTGGTCCTGGGCAGCCGGGCGTTCAGCGGCTTCGGCGGGTTCATGGCCGGTTCGGTGGCGCTGGCGGCTGTGGCCCATATGACGCGGCCCGTCGTGCTCGTACGGGCCGGCGAGAGCCTCGAGGACGAGCACATGCCGGACACAGAGGGCCGGAAGTCGGCGCACACCCCGTACCGCGACATCGTGGTCGGCATCGACCCGGTGGGACCGTGCGAGGCGTTGCTCGCGTTCGCCTTCGAAGCCGCGACGCTGCGTGCCGCTCCGCTGCGGGTGGTGTACGCGTGGCGGTTGCCGTACGTACCGAACGCTCTGGAGGCCAAGGCACGCAAGGAGCTGCGTGTGGCCGCGGAGCGGAGGCTGGCCACCGCGATCGCGCCGTGGCGGGAGAAGTACCCCGCGGTGGAGGTCCGTGAGCTGGTCGAGGAGGGTCGTCCGGCACAGCAGCTCCTGGATGCCACGGGGGACGCCGGTCTGCTCGCCGTCGGCCGCAGGACGCGCCCTGCCAGGATCGGCGCGCACACCGGTCCAGTCGCGCACGCGGTGATGCACAACGTCCGTTGCCCGGTCGCGATCGTGCCGCACGAGTGA
- a CDS encoding CBS domain-containing protein — MHGTPHIVSDVMTGTVVTLGRGATFKDIVKTMQQWKVSALPVLEEGNRVVGIVSEADLLPKEEFRDSDPDRHTQLRRLSDLAKAGALTADELMTAPAVTVHANDTLAQAARTMARAKIKRLPVVDDEGVLHGIVSRADLLKVFLRDDEDIAEEVRRQIVAYLFPAPIEAIRVDVRDGVVTLTGRIRDTMLVPVAARLVRAVEGVVDVNCALMGPHRRPDLDPDLPGGGGTPQVSGAGDTA, encoded by the coding sequence ATGCACGGCACTCCGCACATCGTGAGCGATGTCATGACCGGCACCGTCGTCACCCTCGGCCGTGGGGCGACGTTCAAGGACATTGTGAAGACCATGCAGCAGTGGAAGGTCAGCGCCCTGCCCGTACTGGAGGAAGGGAACCGGGTCGTCGGCATCGTCTCCGAGGCCGACCTGCTGCCCAAGGAGGAGTTCCGCGACAGCGACCCGGACCGGCACACCCAGTTGCGGCGCCTGTCCGATCTGGCCAAGGCCGGTGCGCTGACCGCGGATGAACTGATGACTGCCCCGGCCGTCACCGTCCACGCGAACGACACCCTCGCGCAGGCTGCGCGAACGATGGCACGCGCCAAGATCAAGCGGCTGCCCGTCGTTGACGACGAGGGCGTCCTGCACGGCATCGTCAGCCGCGCCGACCTGCTCAAGGTGTTCCTGCGCGACGACGAGGACATCGCGGAGGAGGTCCGCCGTCAGATCGTCGCCTACCTCTTCCCCGCGCCCATCGAAGCGATCCGGGTGGACGTGCGCGACGGCGTCGTCACGCTCACCGGCCGCATCCGGGACACCATGCTCGTGCCCGTTGCCGCTCGTCTGGTGCGAGCCGTCGAAGGCGTGGTGGACGTCAACTGCGCGCTCATGGGCCCGCACCGCCGCCCGGACCTCGACCCGGATCTTCCGGGTGGCGGAGGAACGCCCCAGGTCTCGGGAGCCGGCGACACCGCGTGA
- a CDS encoding Hsp20/alpha crystallin family protein produces the protein MSGMIERLPGWPTLPDLFGWMEAGFPGTHTAPGTHGIRVEERLTSEAYVLRAELPGIDPAKDVEITVTEGVLTLRAERTEETTEKHHTEFRYGTFTRAVRLPAGAKGDEATAEYKDGVLTITVPVPETKTGTRTIPVRLV, from the coding sequence ATGAGCGGCATGATCGAGCGACTGCCCGGCTGGCCCACGCTGCCCGACCTCTTCGGCTGGATGGAGGCCGGATTCCCCGGGACGCACACGGCTCCGGGGACGCACGGCATCCGTGTCGAGGAGCGCCTGACAAGTGAGGCGTACGTGCTGCGGGCCGAGCTCCCGGGCATCGACCCCGCCAAGGACGTCGAGATCACCGTCACGGAAGGTGTCCTGACCCTGCGCGCCGAGCGCACGGAGGAGACCACGGAGAAGCACCACACCGAATTCCGCTACGGCACCTTCACCCGGGCCGTCCGGCTGCCGGCCGGGGCCAAGGGCGACGAGGCGACGGCGGAGTACAAGGACGGTGTCCTCACCATCACGGTCCCGGTCCCGGAGACGAAGACGGGCACCAGGACCATCCCGGTGCGGCTCGTCTGA
- a CDS encoding hydrogenase maturation protease, with amino-acid sequence MTVSTRIAVIAVGDRSRHDDGVGWAVLSRLRERAAVRPLPPGTALSECDLDPGRLIRLWEDAGLAVVLESAHARPSRPGRIYRLELGAAELWRPGVMSPHGLGEAVELARELGRLPGHLVAYAVDSADISLGQGLSEPVAAMVEPLAERVEEEIVRHQVTAAAGAVASTAS; translated from the coding sequence ATGACTGTCTCTACACGCATCGCGGTCATCGCCGTCGGCGACCGCTCCCGGCACGACGACGGCGTGGGTTGGGCGGTGCTCTCCCGGTTGCGGGAGCGCGCCGCCGTCAGGCCGCTGCCCCCGGGCACGGCGCTCTCGGAGTGCGATCTTGATCCGGGACGGCTGATCCGACTGTGGGAGGACGCCGGACTCGCCGTCGTCCTGGAGTCCGCACACGCCCGTCCGAGTCGCCCCGGCCGCATCTACCGGCTCGAGCTGGGCGCTGCCGAGCTGTGGCGGCCGGGCGTCATGAGTCCCCACGGTCTGGGGGAGGCGGTCGAGCTCGCACGGGAACTGGGGCGCCTGCCCGGGCATCTGGTGGCGTATGCCGTCGACAGCGCGGACATCTCGCTCGGTCAGGGACTGTCCGAGCCGGTCGCGGCCATGGTCGAACCGCTGGCGGAGCGCGTGGAGGAGGAGATCGTCCGGCACCAGGTCACGGCGGCCGCGGGTGCGGTCGCGAGCACTGCATCATAG
- a CDS encoding potassium channel family protein: protein MTWFVTFLGAALVMAILRDMFHTIWHPTRHGGLSGLVMTGMWRLSSRLSTRRRAAGLAGPLGMVCVVSVWALTVAVGWALVYWPHMPESFSYSAALVPAEHAGPVDALYVSLVTLATLGLGDIAPAAGWLRFVGPLEALVGFALLSATVAWILGIYPALARRRTLALRLSHVRGGVTSRQLDSDGGATLLDSLASAISVITVDFLQYAESYYFYDGDENTSLPRQIGHAVGLAELAVSARHPDVRLSAIVLRRALDDLAAVLDERFLRTRAATADVFASYASDHGDHRGSRPTLRRGPDAPSSGGEERRP from the coding sequence ATGACGTGGTTCGTGACGTTCCTCGGTGCCGCCCTCGTGATGGCCATTCTCCGGGACATGTTTCACACGATCTGGCACCCGACCCGCCACGGCGGCCTGAGCGGGCTGGTGATGACGGGGATGTGGCGCTTGTCCTCGCGCCTGAGCACCCGGCGGCGCGCGGCCGGGCTCGCCGGCCCCTTGGGCATGGTCTGCGTCGTCTCGGTGTGGGCGCTGACCGTGGCCGTGGGGTGGGCTCTGGTCTACTGGCCGCACATGCCGGAGAGCTTCTCCTACTCCGCCGCCCTCGTCCCGGCCGAGCACGCGGGACCGGTGGACGCGCTGTACGTTTCCCTTGTCACGCTCGCCACCCTCGGCCTCGGGGACATCGCGCCGGCCGCGGGCTGGCTGCGCTTCGTCGGCCCGCTGGAGGCGCTCGTCGGCTTCGCCCTCCTGTCGGCGACCGTGGCATGGATCCTCGGCATCTACCCCGCTCTGGCCCGCCGCCGCACGCTCGCGCTGCGCCTGTCCCACGTGCGCGGCGGGGTGACCTCCCGGCAACTCGACTCGGACGGGGGCGCCACCTTGCTGGACAGCCTGGCCTCGGCCATCTCGGTCATCACGGTCGACTTCCTCCAGTACGCCGAGTCGTACTACTTCTACGACGGCGATGAGAACACCTCGCTGCCCCGGCAGATCGGTCACGCCGTCGGCCTCGCAGAGCTGGCAGTGAGCGCCCGCCATCCCGACGTCCGGCTTTCCGCCATCGTGCTGCGCAGGGCACTGGACGACCTGGCCGCCGTCCTGGACGAGCGTTTCCTGCGCACACGGGCGGCCACGGCCGACGTCTTCGCGTCGTACGCCTCCGATCACGGCGATCACAGGGGGTCCAGGCCCACCCTCCGGAGGGGGCCGGACGCACCCTCCTCAGGTGGCGAAGAGCGGCGTCCCTGA
- a CDS encoding flavodoxin domain-containing protein, with the protein MDVLVGYATAHGSTRGIAERLAAKLGEAGLKAEARAVESVDDADAYSAFVLGSAVHGQTWLGPAKAFVRDNLDVLGPRPLWIFSVGIPGALRGPWKRMADKEIPVIVESLPGDLAYREHRLFSGVVARAQLPVTGRILFHLAGGRFGDYRDWDAIDAWASSLAAELARP; encoded by the coding sequence ATGGACGTCCTGGTGGGATATGCGACCGCGCACGGCTCGACGCGCGGGATCGCCGAGCGACTGGCCGCCAAGCTGGGCGAGGCAGGACTGAAGGCCGAGGCGAGGGCCGTGGAGTCGGTGGACGACGCCGACGCGTACAGCGCGTTCGTCCTCGGCAGCGCCGTCCACGGGCAGACCTGGCTGGGTCCGGCGAAGGCCTTCGTACGCGACAACCTCGACGTACTGGGCCCCCGCCCCCTGTGGATTTTCAGCGTAGGAATACCAGGCGCACTGCGCGGCCCGTGGAAACGCATGGCGGACAAAGAGATCCCGGTGATCGTCGAGAGTCTGCCCGGTGACCTCGCATACCGGGAGCACCGGCTGTTCTCCGGCGTCGTCGCACGAGCCCAGCTGCCCGTCACCGGACGCATCCTGTTCCACCTGGCGGGCGGCCGCTTCGGCGACTACCGAGACTGGGACGCCATAGACGCCTGGGCCTCCAGCCTCGCCGCCGAGCTGGCTCGCCCATGA
- a CDS encoding universal stress protein, producing the protein MTELAAGNSIVVGVDGSEASMAALRWATRQAHALDADVVAVHAWEPAGPRLAPYAPTSAFPTAAEQRDRAAQLLASTLREVFGPRIDHVVRAILVEGPPARVLVQQARGALLLALGRTAHGQYGQPAIGAVGRACLRNAAIPVVAVPATDRSATPLGVVTAPLGARGGATQRAEGAEGGSGEWAVRPSDRPARPLSPYRAEADAVPQRVRARRDHSASTTREDARRSRGTSR; encoded by the coding sequence ATGACTGAACTCGCCGCCGGCAACAGCATCGTGGTGGGCGTCGACGGGTCCGAGGCGTCCATGGCCGCGCTGCGCTGGGCGACCCGGCAGGCCCACGCACTGGACGCGGACGTGGTCGCCGTACACGCCTGGGAGCCTGCCGGACCCCGACTCGCGCCCTACGCCCCCACCTCGGCGTTTCCGACCGCCGCCGAGCAGCGCGACCGGGCCGCGCAACTGCTCGCCTCGACGCTGCGTGAGGTCTTCGGGCCACGGATCGATCACGTTGTACGCGCGATCCTGGTGGAGGGACCGCCCGCACGGGTGCTGGTGCAACAGGCGCGGGGTGCCCTGCTCCTCGCCCTCGGGCGCACGGCCCACGGACAGTACGGTCAGCCCGCGATCGGCGCGGTCGGCCGCGCTTGCCTGCGGAACGCGGCGATTCCTGTGGTGGCGGTGCCGGCCACGGACCGGTCCGCCACGCCCCTTGGGGTCGTCACTGCACCCCTCGGCGCCCGAGGCGGCGCCACGCAGCGTGCGGAGGGTGCGGAGGGTGGCAGCGGAGAGTGGGCCGTACGGCCCTCGGACAGGCCCGCGCGGCCTCTGTCCCCGTATCGCGCCGAGGCCGATGCTGTGCCCCAGAGAGTTCGGGCGCGCCGTGATCATTCGGCATCCACCACCCGCGAGGACGCCCGAAGGAGTCGAGGAACATCGAGGTGA